The following is a genomic window from Niabella soli DSM 19437.
ATCTGTTCAATATTATCTTCAACCAACCGGATGTTTTTTACTACCGTGCCCATTTTTGCGTTTAAGGTTGATCCTTTTACATCCAGGCTTTTGGTGAGTACTACAGTGTCCCCGGTTTTTAGGATGTTTCCGTTACTATCTTTATGTAAAGCTACGGAGCCGTCATTTTCATGATCGCCCGTTGCCTTTGCCCAGGCCAATGTGTCCTCATCCAGGTAAAGCATATCCAGGTTGTCCACCGCCCAGCTTTCCGCTCTTAAACGGTTGAGCATGCGCCAGGCCACTATCTGCACTGCCGGAACCTCGCTCCACATCGTTTCTGTGAGGCATTGCCAATGCGCGCTATCCAGTTCTTCTTTTTTTTCAATCTGTGCTTCACATTTGCTGCAGATATAGATGGTATTATCCTTGCTGTTTTGTTCCTGTGGCGCTACTTCATATACTGCGAGTGAATCGGTGCTTTTGCAAAGTTCACAGGTATTGTTACTTCTTACTTTTAACATATCTGCCGTGCTCATCTGTATTTATTTTGCCGGCAAATGTAATGGTTTATTTCTAAGCCTGTTTTGCCGCTAACCCGGCGACCGCTAATTTTGCGCTTCATGTTTAGAAATAAGTACAAATGGATCTTCTCCGGGCTGGTATTTGCCATTTTGTGGTCTTCGGCATCTACGGCTACCAAAGTCGCGCTTACGGTGGCCCAACCATTGGTAATAGCAGTAACAAGGTTTGGAGTGGCAGCATTGACCATGCTGGTAATTGCCCATGTACTGTTAAAAAAGCCCCTGCCCAAAGGAAAGGAATGGAAACAATTACTTATTTATGGGTTGCTTAATATTACCATATACCTGGGGCTTTATGTTTTTGCAATGCAACAGGTAACGGCAAGCATCGGCGCCTTAACGGTGGCAATAAGCCCGGTGTTTATCAGCTTTATTTCAGTATTCTTTTTAAAAAAGCCCTTGTCTGCAAGGATCATTTTTGCAATAACGATTTGCCTGATCGGGATCATTGTCGTGGCATGGCCGTTACTGGGTGGTTCGTCCGTTACCGTTCCCGGTTTGGTATTGCTGATTGCCAGCATGCTTTCCTATTCCATCGGAACCATTTATTTCTCTTCTAAGAACTGGGAAGGGATGCATTTATTTGTTATCAACGGATGGCAAACTTTTTTTGGAGGGTTACTGATGCTACCGGTTGCGTTGCTCACATACCATGCCTCAATGAATCAACTGACTTTTGCGTTTTGGGGAGGCACTATATGGCTGGCCTTGCCTGTTTCAATTGGCGCGGTAGCCTTATGGCTGGCGTTGGTAAAACAGGATGTTGTAAAGGCTGGAATGTGGTTGTTTATAAGCCCCATTTTTGGAATTATCATTGCCACAGTTTGGGTGCATGATACGGTGAGCATATACACCGTTGCGGGTCTTATCCTGGTGTTAACGGGGTTGGCGCTCAGTTATACCCGGTTAAATGTTCGCGCTCCGCTCAAATAAAAAAATAAACACCTCATGCTTTATCGGGTTACCGTTTATCAAAAAACAAAACGACAGCGCCCATCAAATACGAAACGTTTCATACATTAGCGGAGCGGTTGCCTCAAACGATGCGCTCCGTACTCTGATAGCCTTTACCTCAACTATTGTGTAATTAAAACCTTTTTAATTAATTATAGTGTATGTCAGTTTCCAAACGATGCAGGGTGGTTCAATCCCTTTGCCGGGTTGCCGGTAGTTTTCTTTTTATGCTGTTTTTTTCCTTTTGTGCCTCAGCACAGAAGCCATTATTATCCAAATCGCCGGGGAGTAGTTTTACGGCACGGCTAATGAGCATTGAAGCCGCCGTAAATGAAACCTTCCGGTACAATGCTGCATTGCATAACGGCACTGCGCAGGCCCATATTTATGAGTTCGTGCCGGTACTGCCTATAGGGTGGAGCATCGCCTTTAAAATTGAAGGCAACGAAGTAGCCTCGTTTACGCTGGACTCTGGTAAAACCGAGGACGTATCTATTGAAGTCGCCCCCGTATTTAATGCAAAGCCTGGCAAATATAGTATTCCGGTAACGGCCATTTCAGGTAACGATAGTCTTAAGCTGAACCTGGAAGCAGTAGTGAAGGGGGCCTATGCTGCCGAACTGACTACGCCAACGGGCCGGCTAAGCGACGAAGTAACCGAAGGCAGCACAAAGGAGATCCACCTGGTGGTAAAAAATAAGGGGACTATTCCCCTCGAAAAACTGGAACTGTCTGCACAAACACCGTCGCAATGGGACGCTACTTTTCAACCTTCAAAGATTGAAAGGTTAGAACCGGGGGCAACCCAGGATGTTACGGTATCCCTTAAGGTTCCGGATAAAACCATCGCCGGCGATTACGTAACAACATTTAACTTAAAGAATACCAATACGAAGGCGGCGGCCACATTCCGTATGACGGTGACCACTTCGCTTTTGTCTGGCTGGATCGGACTGCTGGTCATACTGGCGGCCCTGGGAATGATTTATTACCTGGTTCGAAAATACGGAAGAAGGTGAGCGATATGAAAGATCCGGTTATTGAGTTGCATAACCTTACCAAATGCTATGGTAAGCTTAAAGCGGTAGATGAATTATCGCTTCAGATCCCAAAAGGAGAAGTATTTGGGTTGCTGGGCCCTAATGGCGCCGGCAAATCGACCACTATTCTTATGATGCTGGGCCTTACCGAACCTACATCGGGGTCGGCTACGGTATTGGGGTTCAATGCCACTAAAAACCCGATTGATGTGAAGCGCAAAGTAGGATATATGCCGGACAGCGTCGGCTTTTATAACCAGCTTACTGCGTTGGAAAATCTGGTATATACCGGGCGGCTGAATGGTATTGCGGCAGGCGAGCTGCGGAGGCGTGCAATGGAAACCTTATCGCAGGTGGGACTGGAAGCCGTGATCCATAAAAAAGCCGGCGTTTTTTCCCGCGGGATGAAACAACGGCTGGGACTGGCACAAGTGTTAATTAAACAACCGGAGATCATCATCCTGGATGAGCCAACGCTGGGCATCGATCCCAGCGGGGTAAAAGAGTTCCTGCTGTTGATACGGCAACAAAGCCGCCAGCAGGGTCTTACAGTATTGCTGTCTTCTCATCACCTGCACCAGGTGCAGCAGGTTTGCGACCGGGTAGGAATTTTTGTAGGGGGAAAATTATTGGCAGAAGGAAGTATTGATACGCTAAGTCATAACCTTTTTGCGAGCGATCCCTTCCTGGTGGAAGTGGAATTGGAGGATACCATTGCAGATGCCAAAGCGGTGGCGCCGGTTTTAAAAGAAATTCAATTTGTAAAAAAAATACAGGCAACGGGTAAACAGTTGACCCTATCCTGTGAGCAGGATGTAACGGCCGATATAGTGCGGCAACTGGTCGTAAACAATTATGCAATAACGGGTGTGCATAGAAAGCGGTACGACCTGGATGAAATTTATCAACGTTATTTTGAAGACAATTTAAAGGAACAATTCTCTAATGAAAAGTCCAGCGGTTTTTTTCACCGATCTTTTTTCAGGAAGCGCAGCAGGCAATAAGGGGTTTGCCCCGGCGCCCTTTTGGGTGATGGTGCGTAAGGAAGTAGCCGATCATATCCGCAGTTGGCGGTTTATAATCCTGTTGCTGCTGATCGTGCTCACTTTTTTTGCTTCAATGTATGTGTCCCTCGGCAATATCAGATCGGCCGTTACAAATTTTGATGATCCCGATCGTTTGTTTCTGTACCTGAAATTACTGACCATTACCGATGGCACATTGCCGCCCTTTCATGTTTTTGCCGGCTTCCTGGGGCCGTTGCTGGGTATCGGATTAGGGTTTGATGCCATTAATGCAGAGCAGCATAACGGCACTTTAGCCACACTAATGGCACAACCGGTATACCGGGACAATATATTGCTTTCGAAATTCACCGGTGCGCTTATATTGATCAGTACGTTGTTCCTGTCGTTGGCGCTCCTGATGGTTGGCAGCGGGTTAATTATGACAGGTGTGCATATGGAAGCGCAGGAATGTTTCCGGATCTTACTTTTCATCCTGCTCACGATTATTTATGTTGGATTCTGGCTGGGTTTGTCTATAATGTTATCAGTATT
Proteins encoded in this region:
- a CDS encoding ABC transporter permease, which codes for MKSPAVFFTDLFSGSAAGNKGFAPAPFWVMVRKEVADHIRSWRFIILLLLIVLTFFASMYVSLGNIRSAVTNFDDPDRLFLYLKLLTITDGTLPPFHVFAGFLGPLLGIGLGFDAINAEQHNGTLATLMAQPVYRDNILLSKFTGALILISTLFLSLALLMVGSGLIMTGVHMEAQECFRILLFILLTIIYVGFWLGLSIMLSVLFRQAATSALTAIGIWLFFTVFYQIILNIILKAVLPDPALMDPEQITRYNGIIANLERLAPSRLFSDATTTLLMPSVRSLGPLSMEQMAGAIPAPLSPTMSLMIVAPQVCGLLAATLICFAITYYLFMRREIRS
- a CDS encoding DMT family transporter, producing the protein MFRNKYKWIFSGLVFAILWSSASTATKVALTVAQPLVIAVTRFGVAALTMLVIAHVLLKKPLPKGKEWKQLLIYGLLNITIYLGLYVFAMQQVTASIGALTVAISPVFISFISVFFLKKPLSARIIFAITICLIGIIVVAWPLLGGSSVTVPGLVLLIASMLSYSIGTIYFSSKNWEGMHLFVINGWQTFFGGLLMLPVALLTYHASMNQLTFAFWGGTIWLALPVSIGAVALWLALVKQDVVKAGMWLFISPIFGIIIATVWVHDTVSIYTVAGLILVLTGLALSYTRLNVRAPLK
- a CDS encoding COG1470 family protein produces the protein MSVSKRCRVVQSLCRVAGSFLFMLFFSFCASAQKPLLSKSPGSSFTARLMSIEAAVNETFRYNAALHNGTAQAHIYEFVPVLPIGWSIAFKIEGNEVASFTLDSGKTEDVSIEVAPVFNAKPGKYSIPVTAISGNDSLKLNLEAVVKGAYAAELTTPTGRLSDEVTEGSTKEIHLVVKNKGTIPLEKLELSAQTPSQWDATFQPSKIERLEPGATQDVTVSLKVPDKTIAGDYVTTFNLKNTNTKAAATFRMTVTTSLLSGWIGLLVILAALGMIYYLVRKYGRR
- a CDS encoding PhnA domain-containing protein; its protein translation is MSTADMLKVRSNNTCELCKSTDSLAVYEVAPQEQNSKDNTIYICSKCEAQIEKKEELDSAHWQCLTETMWSEVPAVQIVAWRMLNRLRAESWAVDNLDMLYLDEDTLAWAKATGDHENDGSVALHKDSNGNILKTGDTVVLTKSLDVKGSTLNAKMGTVVKNIRLVEDNIEQIEGKIEGQTIVILTKYLRKQGS
- a CDS encoding ABC transporter ATP-binding protein, with the translated sequence MKDPVIELHNLTKCYGKLKAVDELSLQIPKGEVFGLLGPNGAGKSTTILMMLGLTEPTSGSATVLGFNATKNPIDVKRKVGYMPDSVGFYNQLTALENLVYTGRLNGIAAGELRRRAMETLSQVGLEAVIHKKAGVFSRGMKQRLGLAQVLIKQPEIIILDEPTLGIDPSGVKEFLLLIRQQSRQQGLTVLLSSHHLHQVQQVCDRVGIFVGGKLLAEGSIDTLSHNLFASDPFLVEVELEDTIADAKAVAPVLKEIQFVKKIQATGKQLTLSCEQDVTADIVRQLVVNNYAITGVHRKRYDLDEIYQRYFEDNLKEQFSNEKSSGFFHRSFFRKRSRQ